Part of the Imperialibacter roseus genome, CAACAGTAAGCTCCTTTTTCACAAAGTTAACCCTTGAACTTATCACCGAACTCTCCAACCTTGGAAGGTTTTCCAGTAGCCAAAGACAAGAGCTACAGTGAATACCGGGAATGTAAAAGGTCACTTTTGTGGTCTTGCCGTCAGTGAAGTCGATCAGTTTTTTACTGATAACCTCCTCGTCAAGAAATTCATAAGCCTCACTTGACTTTGGCTGCTTCAAGCTCAACCCAGGGGTTTTCTCCAGTTCGTAGTAGTCGCAAAGCCCATTGTCCTGCAGCAGCTCGTAAACCGTTTTGCAGCCCTCACAGCAAAAGTGCTTTTCATGGGCCAAAATAGGCTCAAAGAGGCACTCATCACCACAGTGATAGCAATAGGTCTTCTCTGCAACAGGTTTCTTTGGGAGGGTTGTCTGCATGCTCCAAAATTAGTGGACAATACAGTGAAAGGTTATGATATTGCCTTTATTATCCACTGATTTTTGTCAGTCTGCAACAAAGACGAAAACAAAAAGTGCTGCCAGCTCATTTTAACTTATATTTCTTATTCATGAGAGACGTAATAATTATCGGAGGTGGGCTTGCAGGACTGGTCAACAGCATTTTGCTGACCAGGACAGGGCTTGACGTGCTCCTGATAGAGAAAAAAAGCTACCCCTTTCATAGGGTCTGTGGAGAATACATTTCGAATGAGGTGATGCCTTTTTTGCGACGCAACGGGCTCTATCCCGATGATTTCGAACCAGCCTCCATCAAACAATTCAGCCTATCGGCCATCTCTGGCAAGCAGGCCTCAGTGCCCCTTTCTATGGGTGGCTTTGGCATCAGCCGGTTTCAATTCGATCAGTTCCTTTATGAGAAGGCACTGCAGAGCGGTGTAGAGTTTGCGCTCAGTCAATCTGTTGACCACGTATCAAGAGAAGGCCAGCATTTTGTCGTAAGCTATGGCAACGGTCAATCGGCCAGCAGCACGCTGGTGATTGGGGCGCATGGCAAAAGATCCAAAATTGACAAGCAGCTCAACAGGCCCTTTATCGAAAAAAGATCCCCCTTTATTGGCGTGAAGTATCACGTGAAAACTGACTTCCCAAAGGATTTGATCGCCCTTCACAATTTCCCGGGAGGATATTGCGGGATAAGTAAGGTTGAAAATGATACCTACAATGTTTGCTACCTGAGCCGCACCCAAAACCTGAAGGCCTTTGGAAGTATATCAGAAATGGAAATGGCTGTGCTTTACCAAAACCCGAGGCTCAAAGAGCTTTTCGAAAATTCCGACTTCCTATTTGACGCCCCTGAGGTGATCAACGAAATTTCTTTTGAGAAGAAAGAGACAGTCAGCAACAGCATCCTGATGTCGGGCGACTCGGCTGGGCTGATCACACCCTTGTGTGGCAACGGTATGGCTATGGCCATTCATTCGGCTAAAATTCTCTCGGAAGTAATTATCTCTCAGCGCCGGAATGATGGCTTTGGGCTGGCGGCCATTGAAAAAGAATATGCTCAGAAGTGGAAGCAGCAATTTGCCGGCCGGCTTTGGGTAGGCCGACAGTCACAAAATCTTTTCGGTACTCATTTTACCTCCAATATTGGAGTGGGGTTGGTGGGTGGCTTGCCATTTTTAGCCAAACGCATCATCGCTCAAACACATGGCCGACCTTTCTAGGTAAACAACCAAAGCCAGGAAAAAAACAGATTGAGACAGATGGCAGAATAGAAGTTCAGCCGCATGGTATTCCTAAAGTTTGCCTGCTTTCTATCGTTTCGCACACTTGCATACCACCAGAGAAAGTAGGCGAGCACCGGCACCATGGCCACTGCAAAAGCCAATGCGGTGGTCATTCCGTAGCTCGTCAAAAAATAGTAGAAAAAGCCGCCGCTCGCTGCAGTGAAACAGATGGCTGTAAAATGAAAAGTGCCCAAAACACCAAGCTTACGGCTCAGCGTCTCATCTCCTCTTCTTCCGTCCTCCTCGTGCTGATACACCTGGGTCATAGGATACGAACCCCAAAGCAAGGCAGAGGATAAAAAAGCCGGCACGAAATATTTGGCGTTCAGAAATAACTCAGGGGAAAAGTCTTTCAAGCCTACTACTACCAGCATAAACGTGAAATACCCTTGAAAAAAGCCAGCCACAAGCCAGCCAAGTAATGGCTTCTTTTTCCAACGAGTAAGCGGATGGCTGTAGGCTTTCGACGCCAGTCCATAGCCAAAAAGCATCATTGCAAATACCCAATTAATCATGAACCCAGCAATAAGGGCTACGGCATCGAAGATCAGCGACGTCCAGTAAAGTTCTTCAGATACTTTTGGTGGATGCTCCAAACCACCAATGCTTTCTTCATCTTTATCAAAATAGGAGTTAAAGCCATTGCTGGCGGGGTAAAGAAAAAGGTGAAGAATTAAAAAAATAAGCCCTGTCAATAAAAGGCCATTTGGCTTTACAGTTGCACAGGCAAATACAAATACCGGCAATAAGTAAAAAGAAAACGGGATTCGAAGATGAAGCCAGGTAGACTTTTGTAGCGTATAAGACTTTTGTAACATATAAGACAAGAGTATTTAAACAAGTAAGGCTAAATTTAGCTTATTATACCATCTATGGAATCTAATATTCTCGGAATAGGCACTGCTACCCCCGCTCATCGCTTTTGTCAAAGCGAGATTCTGGGGTTTATGATTAAAGCGCACGGGCTAACCGGGAAAGATGCCACAAGACTGGAGGCACTCTATCGGGCCTCCGGTATTCGATACCGCCATTCGGTGCTCGACGACTATGGTGCGGCAGTAGATGACTTCACTTTCTACCCCAAAAATGAGCGGCTGGAGCCATTTCCCACTATCAGCCCAAGAATGGAGCGGTACAGGCAGGAGGCACTTCCTCTTTGCCTAGAGGCCGTGAGCAATCTTGAGAAGGCCATCGGGCTGAAGGCAAACTGGCAAGAGGAGATAACGCACCTTGTTACTGTTAGCTGCACGGGCATGTATGCTCCGGGGCTTGACCTTGAGTTGCTAAAACAGCTCGGTTTAACAGGTGATGTGCAACGCACAGCCATCAACTTTATGGGTTGCTACGCTGCATTCAATGCCATGAAAGTGGCCGACAACATCTGTCGCTCGCACAATGGGGCACAAGTACTTGTCGTTTGCGTGGAGCTGTGCACATTGCACTTTCAGAACCAGCCCACGGAAGACAACCTACTGGCCAATGCCCTTTTCGCTGATGGAGCGGCAGCCATGCTTATATCCGGAAAAAAGAAGAACGGAGTCAATCTCACCCTGGCAAACTTCCATTGTGATGTCGACACAACCGGAGAAAATGACATGGCCTGGCAAATTGGCGACTTTGGCTTCGAGATGAAGCTTTCCTCCTATGTACCCGACATTATTAAGGGCGGCATCAGCAAACTCACCCAAAAGCTTCTGCGACAACACGGTGGTTCTGAGGCTACAGTCGACTATTTTGCCATTCACCCGGGTGGCAAACGGATACTTGAAGCCATAGAAGAAGCAGTCGGTATAAAAAAAGAGCAAAACTGGGCGGCTTATGAAACACTGCGTGAGTTCGGCAATATGTCATCCCCGACCGTGTTATTCGTTCTGAAAAGGATCATGGAAAGCCTCTCGGAAAAAGATGACGGAAAAAAGGTATTGAGTTTTGCATTTGGGCCTGGCCTAACACTTGAAAGTATGCTGCTTGAAATCAACGTCGAGGGCCATGCCTGATTTCTCCCAACGCTCAACAGCATTAGAATGGATGGATGACCTGAGCTCCTCAGGAGACATTATTGTGCAAACTCTCAAAGAGCTCGACACCATCAACAGATTACTTGGCGGCAACAATATCAGCCTGACTGGGCTAAAAAAGCTACTAAGTCGGCACCCCGAAAAACGAAAGGAAAAAATAGTGATTGCCGATATTGGCTGCGGAGGTGGCGATATCATGAAGCTGCTGGCCGGGTGGGGTAGAAAAAACAATCTACAGCTGGAGTTGATAGGCATTGATGCCAATCCTCATGTGCTGGAATATGCCCGGCAGAACACGAAAGATTTTCCTGAAATCAGGTTTGAACAGATTGACATTTACTCGAAGGCATTTTCCAAACTAAAGTTTGACATCATCCACACCAGCTTGTTCACACATCATTTTCCCGAGCCCGAGCTTGTTGCCTTTTACTCACAGTGGGTCGGGCAGGTGAATATGGGCATTATCAACAATGACCTGCACCGCCACTGGTTTGCGTACCACTCCATCGATTGGTTAACAAGAATGTTTTCCCGCTCACCCATGGTGAAATACGACGCCCGGCTATCGGTACTCAGGTCGTTTCTCAAGGCAGACCTTGAGCATATTCTTCACAAAGCCGGCATTCAGTCCTACGATATTCAATGGAAATGGGCGTTCCGTTGGGAATTAGTCATATATGCCTGATATTTGAGCATGGCGCATCAGCACGGACACCATCATGGGCATCACCACCACCACGAGCACGACAGCTCTGGTAAGCTAAGGGCTGTTTTTTTCATCAATCTGATCTTTGCCATTCTCGAGCTGATAGGTGGGCTGCTGACAAATTCCATGGCTATTTTATCGGACGCCCTTCACGATTTGGGCGACTCTATGGCCATAGGGCTCAGTTGGATTTTTGAGCGGATTTCCAGAAAAAAAAGAGACAAAAACTTTAGCTACGGTTACAAGCGCTTCTCTCTTATTTCGGCCACCATAAGTGGCCTCATTCTTTTTGCCGGTTCGGTCATCATCATCATCGAAGCCATTCCACGTTTCTGGAACCCAGAGCCGGTGCAAACTTTTGGCATGCTGATTTTTTCTGTGTTGGGTATCCTGGTCAACGGTGCTGCTGCGTGGAAAATGTGGGGCGGGAAAACCGCCAACGAAAAAGTAGTACGGTGGCACCTCCTGGAAGATGTGCTTGGCTGGGTAGCAGTGCTGATTGGCTCCATTGTTATTCATTTTACCGACTGGTATTTTATCGATCCTTTGTTGTCAATAGGCATAGCGGTTTTCATTTTGTTTGGCGTGTACCGCACATTGAGCGAAACCATCACTATATTTTTGCAGGCTGTGCCAGACGATCTATCCGTGAAGGCAATCCACGATCAGCTAATGACCATCGATCACGTGAGCGATGTTCATGATATTCATGTGTGGACGATGGACGGACAATACAATGTACTTTCCTGCCACCTGGTAGTGGAAGATGATGCTTCAGCCCAGGTTGTTGCCGCTGTTAAAAGGGAGGCCCGAAAAGTAGCCGCTTCCTTTGGCATCAACCATCAGACCTTTGAGGTGGAGACAAGGGACGACGTTTGCGAATATGAAGATTGTTAAGCAGTTCAGCGCACCCAGGTTGTTTTCTCTTTCACGGGTCCTCGTTTCCCTTCGGGCCATTTTGAACCGGGCACTCCAATAAAGAGAAAGCCGAGAAATTTGTCATTCTCGCCAAGGCCAAAAAATGATTTTGCTTCTTCCATATAAGTGATTCCTCCAGAGCCCCAATAGCAGCCAACGCCATAGGCAGCAGCCGTCAGGTACATGTTCTCCACTGCGCATGAAACCGCCTCAATTTCCTCTATCTCGGGGATTTTTCCCCTTTCATCTCTTTTCATTCCTATGCCGATAATGTGAGATGCCGACAGTGGCTTGGTTTTAAGCCCCTCGTATTTTCCTTCGTTAAAATTGCCCTGGGCGGTTGTTACTTTCCTGAATAACTCCGCCTGAAAAGCTGCCAATTTTTGAATGCCATCACCAGTGAAAACGGTAAATCTCCAGGGCTCGGTAAGCCCATGAGTTGGTGCCCAATTGGCATTTTCCAGCATTTGGTGAATAACAGCTTCGTCCACCTTCTCGCCGGTAAATTGCCCTGTGTAAATTGATCTCCTGTGCTTAATGAGTCTGTTGAATTCCTCTGTATTGAACATTTTGCTGCTTTTTCCCCGTAAAGCTAGTCAACAAAAATTACCGGGAAATAATTATTCTGTAGGTAATTATTGGCCTGCCAGGAACCAGTTGATCATGAAAACGAAGGACGTATATCCCATTATTGACATCCGCAACGTCCAACAATTGCGTGTAGCTCTTTTCGTTTTTCAGCGCCATAGTTTTCAGGCTGTTCCCGTTCAGGTCCATCAACTCAGCCACCACTTTTCCTTTAACCAGCTGCTCATATTTGATGGCAACGAATTTGTCAGCCGGGTTAGGATACACTTCAAGGTCTTTGAAATAGCTCAAATAGATGCCTGTTTCTTTCACCTTCGTAATAAGGAGCGATTCTTCCGTCACCAGTGCTTCCAGTGAGATCCTGTTTTGCTCCAGGCCTGCTCCGCCTCCGAGCTGGAAATCGATAAATGACGCTGGGTCTATTGGAATGCCCGGGTACTGAATATTGATCCTGTAATCGCCGTCAGCCAGGTTGCTAATTTCAAACTCTCCGTTCTCGTCGGTCTGAATGTACACCACCAATTCATAGTCGTCTTCATGGTCTTTTGCCCTGAACCTTGAACGGCTGATACTGACACCTGCCCCTTTCACCCGTTTCCTGTCCAGCATTTTGCCATTGCCAAAATCTTCATCCAAAAATCCCAGCACAACATTATCGCCATCATCAGGTGTCAGCTCTCTTGGAAGATACTCCATTGTTACATCAACCCCGGAGATGTTTTCTCTTACATTTACCACGTCGGCAAATGCCCAGTCTATCGTCCTTTTATGATAAGTCGGAATATAAACACTATTGTTTTGGCTGGCATAGAGCAAATAGTCTCCTAACACAAGCTGAGGGATAAAAAATAATCCATCAGCCCCTCCGGTATAATTGCCAAGGGTGTCGTAACGCCCGGGTCTAATGCCCAGCGCAGCACCGGTAGGGTTGGCAACATTGGCTCCATCTGCGTTTGTTACTCGACCTTGCATGCTGGCTGTTGCCCTTATCCGCTGTGTGTTACTGGCCAGGATAAGATCAGGTACCAGCGAACTGGTGGCACGAAGCTCATATTCTCCCATATTGTCGTAGACCAAATCATCGATGGTGAGGGTGGATGAGTTGGCTTGAGCAACCGGCTCGCCTCTCCGAAACCATTGGTACTCGTTGGCTGAGCCCCCCACGGGCAAATCATTGACAAAGGCTGTATGTACTGGCTGAAGGGAGTCCAGCGCTGTTCCGAACCTCCCCTGGTTAGCGTAGTTAAAATTGGAAAGACCGATGTTCGGTTCAAGGTCATCAAATTGCAAAAGGTTACCCGAAACATCTATTAGCTGAATATTAGGCAGTGTTGAAAGGTCGGGAAGATTTTCCAGCCTGTTGCCGGCCAGGTTGAGTGTTTGAAGGTTCGTCAGCTGCGCTGCCGAGGCCGGTACACCCTGCCCGATTTGGTTATTTGAAAAGTTCAGACTGGCCGCCAAAGACAACTTTCTAACATCAGCTGTGAGGCGTCCTGTAAGGTTGTTATCGGCCAGGTTGATGCCTACCACTCTTCCTCCCTGAACGCTGACGCCGTGCCAGGTATCTATCGGGGTAGTTAACCAATCTGTTTTGTTGATCCAGTCGTCGCCGTTTGCTCTTGAGTAAAGCTTCACCAAAGCCACGGAGTCGGCCTCCCTGCTATTGTTGATTTCGCTGGCTAGTGCATAAAAGCTGAAAAGTGCGTCTTCGAAACTGGTAACAGTGCCATTATCGACAGTGCCGCTGGTAGACTGCTGGCCCAGGCTTTCGTAAGTACCACCAAGTTCATCTGATGCCACTATCGAAGCATTGTTCATCGTGCCAATGAAGCTTTCGTTGATTGCAGGTAAGGTAATTTGCCCCTCCGTCATTTCGCCAGAAATAACAGTTTTCTCCCAGTACCTTGCCTGTGAGATTTCCACAACCCCGAGGCCACTTTGGCCAGTTGGGTGTGGTTCCTTCACCTCCATGGAAACTACCGGAGCATTGCCCTTTACTTTTATCAACTCAACCGGAGTGAAGGTAGAACCAATGCCAATGGGAAAGTATTGATTGCCCTGCCCCGAAATTTGCATTCTTCCCCGGACGTAGCTGGACGACGATGCGCCGGAAATACTGGCGGTGCTTTTCACAACAAAATTGGCTGCTGGATTTACATCTATCAACCCGTTCGCAAGTACAAGACCTTCAGTAATTAAAACATCGGATGAAATTTGCTTTGACCCTCCCCCGTTTACAAACAAAGAGGCCAGCGCCTGACCATTGTGGGCAAACGATTGATCTGCC contains:
- a CDS encoding NAD(P)/FAD-dependent oxidoreductase, with the protein product MRDVIIIGGGLAGLVNSILLTRTGLDVLLIEKKSYPFHRVCGEYISNEVMPFLRRNGLYPDDFEPASIKQFSLSAISGKQASVPLSMGGFGISRFQFDQFLYEKALQSGVEFALSQSVDHVSREGQHFVVSYGNGQSASSTLVIGAHGKRSKIDKQLNRPFIEKRSPFIGVKYHVKTDFPKDLIALHNFPGGYCGISKVENDTYNVCYLSRTQNLKAFGSISEMEMAVLYQNPRLKELFENSDFLFDAPEVINEISFEKKETVSNSILMSGDSAGLITPLCGNGMAMAIHSAKILSEVIISQRRNDGFGLAAIEKEYAQKWKQQFAGRLWVGRQSQNLFGTHFTSNIGVGLVGGLPFLAKRIIAQTHGRPF
- a CDS encoding methyltransferase domain-containing protein, which gives rise to MPDFSQRSTALEWMDDLSSSGDIIVQTLKELDTINRLLGGNNISLTGLKKLLSRHPEKRKEKIVIADIGCGGGDIMKLLAGWGRKNNLQLELIGIDANPHVLEYARQNTKDFPEIRFEQIDIYSKAFSKLKFDIIHTSLFTHHFPEPELVAFYSQWVGQVNMGIINNDLHRHWFAYHSIDWLTRMFSRSPMVKYDARLSVLRSFLKADLEHILHKAGIQSYDIQWKWAFRWELVIYA
- a CDS encoding T9SS type A sorting domain-containing protein, giving the protein MKKLSLFMVSLWVHIAASNCLAQFTTSPGTTLGIAVATKVGVQANVINQGIISNTGTLYLHNDWSNVGTYGGVGIVNLFGADQSFAHNGQALASLFVNGGGSKQISSDVLITEGLVLANGLIDVNPAANFVVKSTASISGASSSSYVRGRMQISGQGNQYFPIGIGSTFTPVELIKVKGNAPVVSMEVKEPHPTGQSGLGVVEISQARYWEKTVISGEMTEGQITLPAINESFIGTMNNASIVASDELGGTYESLGQQSTSGTVDNGTVTSFEDALFSFYALASEINNSREADSVALVKLYSRANGDDWINKTDWLTTPIDTWHGVSVQGGRVVGINLADNNLTGRLTADVRKLSLAASLNFSNNQIGQGVPASAAQLTNLQTLNLAGNRLENLPDLSTLPNIQLIDVSGNLLQFDDLEPNIGLSNFNYANQGRFGTALDSLQPVHTAFVNDLPVGGSANEYQWFRRGEPVAQANSSTLTIDDLVYDNMGEYELRATSSLVPDLILASNTQRIRATASMQGRVTNADGANVANPTGAALGIRPGRYDTLGNYTGGADGLFFIPQLVLGDYLLYASQNNSVYIPTYHKRTIDWAFADVVNVRENISGVDVTMEYLPRELTPDDGDNVVLGFLDEDFGNGKMLDRKRVKGAGVSISRSRFRAKDHEDDYELVVYIQTDENGEFEISNLADGDYRINIQYPGIPIDPASFIDFQLGGGAGLEQNRISLEALVTEESLLITKVKETGIYLSYFKDLEVYPNPADKFVAIKYEQLVKGKVVAELMDLNGNSLKTMALKNEKSYTQLLDVADVNNGIYVLRFHDQLVPGRPIITYRIIISR
- a CDS encoding nitroreductase family protein: MFNTEEFNRLIKHRRSIYTGQFTGEKVDEAVIHQMLENANWAPTHGLTEPWRFTVFTGDGIQKLAAFQAELFRKVTTAQGNFNEGKYEGLKTKPLSASHIIGIGMKRDERGKIPEIEEIEAVSCAVENMYLTAAAYGVGCYWGSGGITYMEEAKSFFGLGENDKFLGFLFIGVPGSKWPEGKRGPVKEKTTWVR
- a CDS encoding UbiA family prenyltransferase, which encodes MLQKSYTLQKSTWLHLRIPFSFYLLPVFVFACATVKPNGLLLTGLIFLILHLFLYPASNGFNSYFDKDEESIGGLEHPPKVSEELYWTSLIFDAVALIAGFMINWVFAMMLFGYGLASKAYSHPLTRWKKKPLLGWLVAGFFQGYFTFMLVVVGLKDFSPELFLNAKYFVPAFLSSALLWGSYPMTQVYQHEEDGRRGDETLSRKLGVLGTFHFTAICFTAASGGFFYYFLTSYGMTTALAFAVAMVPVLAYFLWWYASVRNDRKQANFRNTMRLNFYSAICLNLFFSWLWLFT
- a CDS encoding cation diffusion facilitator family transporter; protein product: MAHQHGHHHGHHHHHEHDSSGKLRAVFFINLIFAILELIGGLLTNSMAILSDALHDLGDSMAIGLSWIFERISRKKRDKNFSYGYKRFSLISATISGLILFAGSVIIIIEAIPRFWNPEPVQTFGMLIFSVLGILVNGAAAWKMWGGKTANEKVVRWHLLEDVLGWVAVLIGSIVIHFTDWYFIDPLLSIGIAVFILFGVYRTLSETITIFLQAVPDDLSVKAIHDQLMTIDHVSDVHDIHVWTMDGQYNVLSCHLVVEDDASAQVVAAVKREARKVAASFGINHQTFEVETRDDVCEYEDC
- a CDS encoding type III polyketide synthase yields the protein MESNILGIGTATPAHRFCQSEILGFMIKAHGLTGKDATRLEALYRASGIRYRHSVLDDYGAAVDDFTFYPKNERLEPFPTISPRMERYRQEALPLCLEAVSNLEKAIGLKANWQEEITHLVTVSCTGMYAPGLDLELLKQLGLTGDVQRTAINFMGCYAAFNAMKVADNICRSHNGAQVLVVCVELCTLHFQNQPTEDNLLANALFADGAAAMLISGKKKNGVNLTLANFHCDVDTTGENDMAWQIGDFGFEMKLSSYVPDIIKGGISKLTQKLLRQHGGSEATVDYFAIHPGGKRILEAIEEAVGIKKEQNWAAYETLREFGNMSSPTVLFVLKRIMESLSEKDDGKKVLSFAFGPGLTLESMLLEINVEGHA